The Alosa alosa isolate M-15738 ecotype Scorff River chromosome 9, AALO_Geno_1.1, whole genome shotgun sequence genome includes a region encoding these proteins:
- the ak4 gene encoding adenylate kinase 4, mitochondrial, protein MSRIFRAVIMGPPGSGKGTISERIAHTFGIQHLSSGDFLRENIAAKTEAGILAKTYIKKGLLVPDHVMTRLLLPRLEEIARHSWLLDGFPRTLAQAQALNSACELDVVISLNVPFETLKERLRHRWIHPASGRVYNLIFNPPLVTGIDDITGEPLIQHEDDKPEALVARLRHYKDVAKPVINLYKSKGILHMFSDTDTNHIWPHISSLLSAKIPAPRSSAQSTPTH, encoded by the exons ATGTCTAGAATATTCCGTGCCGTTATCATGGGCCCCCCCGGCTCAGGAAAAGGAACCATCTCTGAAAGAATTGCGCACACTTTTGGTATACAACATCTGTCCAGCGGTGACTTTTTGAGAGAGAACATCGCCGCAAAAACGG AGGCTGGCATACTGGCTAAGACCTACATAAAGAAGGGCCTCCTGGTGCCAGATCATGTGATGACACGGCTTCTGCTACCTAGACTAGAGGAGATAGCCAGACACAGCTGGCTGCTGGATG GCTTTCCCAGGACACTGGCTCAGGCCCAAGCCCTGAACAGTGCATGTGAGCTGGATGTGGTCATCAGTTTGAACGTCCCATTTGAGACTTTgaaggagagactgaggcaTCGTTGGATACACCCTGCCAGTGGCCGAGTTTACAACTTGATATTCAACCCTCCACTCGTGACG GGTATTGATGACATCACCGGTGAGCCTTTAATTCAACATGAAGACGACAAACCAGAGGCATTAGTGGCCAGACTGCGACACTACAAAGACGTGGCCAAGCCGGTGATAAACCTATACAA GTCCAAAGGTATCCTGCACATGTTCTCGGACACAGACACGAACCACATCTGGCCTCACATCAGTTCCCTGCTCAGTGCCAAGATTCCAGCGCCCAGGTCCAGCGCCCAGTCCACTCCAACACACTGA
- the dnajc6 gene encoding LOW QUALITY PROTEIN: putative tyrosine-protein phosphatase auxilin (The sequence of the model RefSeq protein was modified relative to this genomic sequence to represent the inferred CDS: inserted 1 base in 1 codon) — protein sequence MSLLSGYKKKTSYDGYESLQLVESSGDFNNGGRGGGPFGGSLTAVTLGSKAGPARPDDYSTMDSSDMDANYGGGLLDMVKGGAGKFFSNFKDNLKDTIKDTSSKVMHQVATYTKGELDIAYITSRIIVMTYPSSAVEMGYANHVEDMRSFLDSRHADHYTVFNLSQRNYRGAKFSNRVSECNWPSKQAPSLHNLFAVCKNMHNWLKQNPKNVCVITCSDGRAPSGVLVCAMFCFCHLFANPVPAMQLLSAKRPGSGLWPSHRRYIGYVCSMVSEKPIIPHFKPLTIKAVTVSPVPCFNKQRSGCRPFCDILLGETKIFSTAQDYERMREYRVQEAKVVFNLGVSVQGDVVVSVYHMRSTIGGRLQAKVSNTQIFQIQFHTGFIAPGMTVLKFMKPELDTCESPDKYPQLFHVLVDVEVEGTEKQKDLTPPWEQFPTRDLTPTVLFSSQQEHQQALAIADPSHAGGPDGRRGPHEESEPSDDEMLSLSSQQSNASNERPSGAQATPPKRPDAPPTGPPPRPAEDVDLLGLDGEAGEPPCSSPQPPAANTQDLLGDLFGGPPVTQPTSAPASAQSTPRRTVLSPGATAQPAAPFVPGFGSGPAPQAKPQDFMGGFLGPGNMGQPDPFLHAARSPSPTMQNAGMGRSSPVPPSTPTVNVQQQNAMGGWDWNRAAGQGGGFGMGSKSATTSPTGSVHSTPTHQAKPNTLDPFADLGNLGSGLGGGSGFSSKPTTPTGTGGGLPPMGSPQRPSPQHTGGGGWQPXPGFPSWQPGGGGQWQGQPPSQPKPPGPSMPHTSPQNRPNYNVSFSSMGGTPPGGSTKPQPNMGTKPKVATANFDDLLSGQGFSGAKEKKGPRTIAEMRKEEMAKEMDPEKLKILEWIEGKERNIRALLSTMHTVLWEGETRWKPVGMADLVTPEQVKKVYRKAVLVVHPDKATGQPYEQYAKMIFMELNDAWSEFDSQGQKPLY from the exons ATGAGCCTGCTAAGTGGCTATAAGAAAAAGACCAGTTACGATGGATATGAATCTTTGCAGTTGGTCGAAAGCAGCGGAGACTTCAATAACGGGGGGAGAGGCGGCGGCCCATTCGGCGGCAGCTTGACGGCGGTTACCCTCGGCTCCAAGGCAGGCCCAGCGCGACCGGACGACtacagcaccatggacagctcAG ATATGGATGCCAACTATGGGGGAGGGCTCCTAGACATGGTTAAGGGTGGAGCTGGGAAGTTCTTCAGCAACTTCAAGGATAACCTGAAGGATACCATCAAAGACACCTCCAGTAAAGTCATGCATCAGGTGGCCAC GTACACCAAAGGGGAGCTGGACATTGCTTACATCACTTCACGAATCATAG TGATGACGTATCCTTCGTCCGCTGTGGAGATGGGTTATGCCAACCACGTGGAGGACATGCGCTCCTTCCTGGACTCACGACATGCTGACCACTACACTGTCTTCAACCTGTCACAGAGGAACTACCGCGGAGCCAAATTCTCAAACAGG GTTTCTGAATGCAACTGGCCTTCCAAACAAGCCCCTAGTCTCCACAACCTCTTTGCTGTCTGTAAGAACATGCACAACTGGCTCAAACAGAACCccaagaatgtgtgtgtcattaccTGCTCG GATGGCAGAGCTCCATCAGGTGTGCTGGTCTGTGCCATGTTCTGTTTCTGCCACCTCTTCGCCAACCCCGTGCCCGCCATGCAACTGCTCAGCGCCAAGAGACCCGGCTCAGGCCTGTGGCCTTCTCACAGAAG GTACATTGGTTATGTGTGCAGCATGGTGTCTGAGAAGCCCATCATCCCCCACTTCAAGCCTCTGACCATCAAAGCGGTGACGGTCAGTCCAGTGCCCTGCTTCAACAAGCAACGCAGTGGCTGCCGGCCCTTCTGTGACATCCTCCTCGGAGAGACTAAGATCTTCTCCACAGCGCAGGACTATGAGAGGATGAG AGAATATCGTGTCCAGGAGGCCAAAGTGGTGTTCAACCTGGGCGTGAGTGTCCAGGGTGATGTGGTGGTGTCCGTCTATCACATGAGGTCCACCATTGGAGGAAGACTGCAAGCGAAG GTGAGCAACACACAGATATTCCAGATTCAGTTCCACACTGGGTTCATCGCACCTGGGATGACCGTTCTGAAATTCATGAA GCCTGAGCTGGACACGTGTGAGTCTCCAGACAAGTACCCGCAGCTCTTCCACGTGCTGGTGGACGTGGAGGTGGAGGGCACTGAGAAACAGAAGGACCTGACGCCGCCCTGGGAGCAGTTTCCCACCAGAGACCTGACCCCCACTGTCCTCTTCTCATCGCAGCAGGAGCATCAGCAGGCACTGGCCATTGCAG ACCCGAGTCATGCTGGTGGTCCAGATGGTCGGAGGGGTCCTCATGAGGAGAGCGAGCCTTCGGATGACGAGATGCTGTCTCTGTCCAGCCAGCAGAGCAACGCTAGCAACGAGAGGCCCAGCGGCGCGCAGGCCACCCCTCCCAAGAGGCCTGACGCTCCCCCCACAGGGCCGCCCCCCCGCCCTGCCGAGGACGTGGACCTCCTGGGCCTGGATGGTGAGGCGGGGGAGCCCCCTTGCTCGTCCCCACAGCCCCCCGCTGCCAACACCCAGGACCTGCTGGGGGACCTGTTTGGAGGGCCTCCAGTGACCCAGCCCACCAGCGCCCCGGCCTCCGCCCAGTCCACCCCCCGCCGGACTGTCCTCTCGCCCGGCGCCACGGCACAGCCGGCTGCCC CCTTTGTCCCAGGCTTTGGGTCGGGACCAGCGCCCCAGGCCAAGCCCCAGGACTTCATGGGCGGGTTCCTGGGTCCAGGTAATATGGGGCAGCCTGACCCCTTCCTGCATGCTGCACGGTCGCCATCTCCTACAATGCAGAACGCAGGCATGG GTCGGAGTTCACCAGTGCCGCCCTCCACGCCCACCGTCAACGTCCAGCAGCAGAACGCCATGGGGGGCTGGGACTGGAACAGGGCAGCGGGGCAAG GAGGAGGCTTTGGCATGGGCAGTAAGTCTGCCACGACCAGCCCCACAGGCTCTGTCCACAGCACGCCCACCCACCAGGCCAAGCCCAACACTCTGGACCCCTTCGCTGACCTGGGCAATCTGGGGTCAGGCCTAGGAG GTGGCTCAGGTTTCTCCAGTAAACCCACCACACCAACAGGCACTGGAGGTGGCTTACCACCCATGGGCTCTCCTCAGCGGCCCTCTCCCCAGCACACGGGTGGAGGAGGCTGGCAGC AGCCCGGCTTCCCCTCCTGGCAGCCTGGAGGTGGGGGACAGTGGCAGGGGCAGCCCCCCTCCCAGCCCAAGCCACCCGGGCCATCCATGCCCCACACATCGCCCCAGAACCGACCCAACTACAACGTCAGCTTCTCCAGCATGGGCGGCACCCCGCCTGGAGGTTCCACCAAGCCACAGCCTAACATGG GGACCAAACCGAAAGTGGCAACCGCCAACTTTGATGACCTGCTGTCTGGCCAGGGCTTCTCTGGAGCGAAGGAGAAGAAGGGGCCAAGGACCATCGCCGAGATGAGGAAGGAGGAGATGGCTAAAGAGATGGATCCCGAAAAGCTCAAG ATCCTAGAGTGGATCGAGGGGAAGGAGCGGAATATCCGAGCCCTGCTGTCCACCATGCATACGGTGCTGTGGGAGGGGGAGACCCGCTGGAAGCCCGTGGGCATGGCTGACCTTGTGACCCCGGAACAGGTGAAGAAGGTCTACCGGAAGGCCGTCCTGGTGGTCCATCCTGACAAG GCTACTGGGCAACCCTATGAACAATATGCCAAGATGATTTTTATGGAACTGAATGATGCATGGTCAGAGTTTGACAGCCAAGGACAGAAACCTCTGTACTGA